The following proteins are co-located in the Clostridiales bacterium genome:
- a CDS encoding glutathione-dependent formaldehyde dehydrogenase, with translation MKAIVYDGMKNVNVKTVKDPELVQDDDIIVKVTSTAICGSDLHLYNGRIPNLPHGFILGHETMGIVEEAGKGVSKVKKGDRVIVPFPVACGHCWYCEHGLWSQCDNSNEHGEAGGLLGYSDTYGGYDGGQAEYLRVPYANVGPSLVPPDLTDEQVLFLTDILPTSYWGVEIGGVKQDDTVIVLGCGPVGLLTIKWALFKGAKRVIAVDWVGYRLKHALTYPGVEVVNLEDHDNTGEYLKEITRGGADVVIDCVGLDGKMTVIERAETLLKLQGGSKSAIEIATQAVRKGGTVSMVGVYGGRYNNFPLGDFFARNITLKMGQCPAHTYVDPILKLIEAGKFDATDIITHKLSLDEGAHAYDVFNKKEDNCIKVILRP, from the coding sequence ATGAAAGCAATTGTTTATGATGGGATGAAAAATGTTAATGTCAAGACGGTAAAGGACCCTGAACTCGTACAGGATGATGATATTATCGTAAAAGTCACCTCTACAGCTATCTGCGGGTCGGACCTGCATCTTTATAACGGACGGATTCCCAATCTGCCCCACGGCTTTATCCTTGGACATGAGACCATGGGTATTGTAGAAGAGGCTGGAAAAGGCGTAAGTAAAGTGAAAAAAGGAGATCGGGTGATCGTTCCGTTTCCAGTGGCTTGTGGGCACTGCTGGTATTGTGAGCACGGACTCTGGAGCCAATGCGATAACTCTAATGAACACGGAGAAGCGGGAGGTTTACTAGGCTATAGTGATACCTACGGCGGATATGACGGAGGGCAGGCGGAATATTTGCGCGTTCCTTATGCAAATGTGGGTCCATCGCTGGTTCCGCCGGATCTTACCGATGAACAGGTATTATTCCTTACGGACATCTTACCCACTTCTTACTGGGGTGTTGAAATCGGAGGGGTAAAGCAGGACGATACTGTCATTGTTCTGGGATGCGGACCTGTTGGACTTTTGACAATTAAATGGGCGCTTTTCAAAGGAGCAAAAAGGGTAATCGCGGTAGACTGGGTGGGGTACAGGTTGAAGCATGCGTTGACCTATCCAGGTGTAGAGGTAGTAAATCTGGAGGATCATGATAATACAGGAGAGTATCTCAAGGAGATTACAAGGGGAGGGGCAGACGTGGTTATTGATTGTGTCGGACTTGATGGAAAAATGACTGTGATAGAGCGGGCAGAAACCTTGCTGAAGCTTCAGGGTGGATCAAAATCAGCAATAGAGATTGCCACTCAGGCCGTAAGGAAAGGCGGTACCGTTTCCATGGTAGGCGTTTACGGAGGCCGATACAACAACTTCCCCCTAGGCGATTTCTTTGCGAGAAATATTACCCTGAAAATGGGACAATGTCCAGCGCACACCTATGTGGATCCAATCCTTAAACTCATTGAAGCGGGGAAATTTGATGCTACCGATATCATTACCCACAAGCTTTCTCTGGACGAGGGCGCTCATGCCTACGATGTCTTTAATAAGAAGGAAGATAACTGCATAAAGGTCATTTTGAGACCCTAG